In the genome of Candidatus Angelobacter sp., one region contains:
- a CDS encoding sodium:proton antiporter: MEHPVYPNPWMILPFGVLLAGIASGPLLFASWWHKHYPKVAYALGAVTVAYYLFGLREYSRVWSTTLEYFSFIALIGSLFVVSGGIHINVKGEATPWGNVVFLFVGAVIANLLGTTGASMLLIRPWLRMNKYRITAHHVVFFIFLVSNIGGCLTPVGDPPLFLGYLKGIPFWWVAEHCWPMWATAVGIMLAMFYVIDSCNFRRAPEEIRSRLASPPDTWRFEGSTNLFFLAVILAAVFLRGPPYMRGTLMIAAALGSYFTTRKTIHEANHFDFHPVREVAVLFVGIFATMMPALDWLQANAVKLGEPSPATFYWGCGALSSVLDNAPTYLSFLSAGFGLFIDPDVVQQVQHLLQTHPLDLSSVAGPHAEEITQTVRALQKYHVTDVAAGNAGIDAIKVAFLLGNPRFNSYILAISIGAVFFGANTYIGNGPNFMVKSIAVQQKVRTPSFLGFIFKFTLPCMVPMLLVVWWIFFRR, translated from the coding sequence ATGGAACATCCTGTCTATCCGAACCCGTGGATGATTCTTCCCTTCGGGGTTCTGCTGGCGGGAATAGCATCGGGTCCGCTGCTGTTTGCAAGCTGGTGGCACAAACATTATCCGAAAGTTGCGTACGCCCTCGGCGCCGTCACGGTGGCGTACTACCTTTTTGGCCTGAGGGAATACTCGCGCGTCTGGAGCACCACACTTGAATACTTCAGCTTTATCGCGTTGATCGGCTCGCTGTTCGTCGTCTCCGGCGGCATCCACATCAACGTGAAGGGAGAAGCCACTCCCTGGGGAAACGTGGTTTTTCTTTTCGTCGGCGCGGTGATTGCGAATTTGCTCGGAACAACCGGCGCGTCCATGCTGCTCATCCGGCCGTGGCTGCGGATGAACAAATATCGCATCACGGCCCATCACGTTGTGTTCTTCATCTTCCTCGTTTCCAACATCGGCGGATGTCTGACGCCGGTCGGTGATCCCCCGCTTTTTCTCGGTTACCTGAAGGGAATTCCTTTCTGGTGGGTCGCCGAACACTGCTGGCCGATGTGGGCAACAGCAGTAGGTATCATGCTGGCGATGTTCTATGTGATCGATTCTTGCAATTTTCGGCGGGCCCCGGAGGAAATCCGTTCCCGGCTTGCCTCGCCACCCGACACGTGGCGGTTTGAGGGTTCGACGAACCTGTTCTTTCTCGCCGTGATCCTGGCCGCGGTGTTTCTGCGCGGTCCCCCCTACATGCGCGGGACGTTGATGATCGCCGCCGCACTCGGCTCCTATTTTACCACGCGAAAGACGATCCATGAAGCGAACCATTTTGACTTCCACCCCGTCCGGGAGGTGGCCGTCTTGTTCGTGGGTATTTTTGCGACCATGATGCCTGCGCTGGACTGGCTCCAGGCCAACGCCGTGAAGCTTGGCGAGCCGTCGCCGGCCACTTTTTACTGGGGCTGTGGGGCGCTCTCCAGCGTGCTGGATAATGCGCCGACCTATCTGAGCTTTCTTAGCGCCGGTTTCGGGCTCTTCATCGACCCGGATGTCGTCCAACAGGTGCAACATCTGCTGCAAACCCACCCGCTTGATCTTTCATCCGTCGCCGGCCCTCACGCGGAAGAGATCACACAGACCGTGAGGGCGCTCCAAAAGTATCATGTCACCGATGTGGCTGCGGGGAATGCCGGCATTGATGCCATCAAAGTGGCCTTTCTGCTGGGGAATCCCCGATTCAACAGTTACATCCTGGCGATCAGCATCGGCGCGGTTTTTTTTGGCGCGAATACCTACATCGGAAACGGTCCGAACTTCATGGTCAAATCCATCGCAGTTCAGCAGAAGGTCCGCACCCCGTCATTTCTCGGCTTTATTTTCAAGTTTACGCTCCCCTGCATGGTGCCGATGTTGTTGGTCGTCTGGTGGATCTTTTTTCGCCGCTAA